One genomic segment of Ricinus communis isolate WT05 ecotype wild-type chromosome 3, ASM1957865v1, whole genome shotgun sequence includes these proteins:
- the LOC8284839 gene encoding LOW QUALITY PROTEIN: pleiotropic drug resistance protein 1 (The sequence of the model RefSeq protein was modified relative to this genomic sequence to represent the inferred CDS: inserted 1 base in 1 codon) — protein sequence MEALKTGNNGHTGSLRIWGNSTNETFSTSCRNEDDEQALKWAALERLPTYSRLRRGLLTEKDGHSKEIDIKSLGLTQKRNLLERLVKNVEEDNEKFLLKLKDRTDRVGLHMPTIEVRFEHLSVEAEAYVGSKALPTLFNFLINYFQGFMNYLHILPSRKKPLRILNDISGIIKPQRLTLLLGPPSSGKTTFLLALAGKLSKELKFSGRVTYNGHEMEEFVPQRTSAYVSQYDLHIAEMTVRETLAFSSRCQGVGTRYEMLEELSRREKAANIKPDHDIDIFMKAAAVDGQEINVVVDYILKILGLEACADTMVGDEMRRGISGGEKRRVTIGEMLVGPARALFMDEISAGLDSTTTFQIVNSLRQLIHILNGTALISLLQPAPETYELFDDVILLTDGQIVYQGPRGNVLEFFEHMGFRCPERKGVADFLQEVTSRKDQEQYWARKNEPRGFVSAKEFAEAFQSFHIGRKLGDELANPFDKSKSHPAAVAVERYGVSKKELLKACVSREFLLMKRNSFAYIFKMVQLVVRAFIITTIFLRTEMHQNTLADCGVYFGALFFSVISLMLNGVSELSMTVLKLPVFYKQRDHLFFPSWAYALPAWVLKIPITFIEVLMWVIVTYYAIGYDRNIQRVFKQYLILIMTNQMASSLFRLAAALGRNLIVANTIGVLSIITVIALGGFVLPRDALKKGWIWGYWSSPMMYAQIGISVNEFLGKNWNHFPLNSIETLGVTFLKSRAISPKSYWYWIAVGALTGYTFLFNFLFTLALKYLNPFGKPHAVLSAEALSVQHDDRIVDCIGLSRDRKSSLGKGNASNRNALSMSRSVNVGSSSDANKGRRVGLVLPFQPRSISFDEITYSVNMPKEMKAQGITEERLQILKGVSGAFRPGILTALMGASGAGKTTLLDVLAGRKTGGYIEGSITISGHPKKQETFARISGYCEQADIHSPNVTVLESLVYSAWLRLPTEVKSNARKLFIEEVMNLVELXALVGLPGVNGLSVEQRKRLTIAVELVANPSIIFMDEPTSGLDARAAAIVMRTVRNTVDTGRTVVCTIHQPSIDIFDAFDELLLLKRGGEEIYAGPIGRHAYHLIRYFEGIKGVPGIKDGYNPATWMLEVTTVAQEATIGINFTDIYRNSQLYRRNKALIEELSRPPSGSKDLYFPTRYSQPFLTQCMACLWKHHRSYWRNPPYSAVRLLFTTLVALMMGTIFWDLGSKRSRQQDILNAMGSMYVSVLFLGYMNTSLVQPIVTIERTVIYRERAAGFYSALPYAIGQVLIELPYVLVQTIIYGVLMYAMIGFEWTVSKCFWFLFFMYFTFLYFSFYGMMTVAFTPNHNIAAIVSIFFFTIWSTFSGFVIPLTKIPKWWRWYYWACPVAWTLYGLIASQYGDIKEPLDTGETIEHFLKNYFGFRHDFIGIIAVALVGFNLLFGFIFAFSIKAFNFQKR from the exons ATGGAGGCTTTGAAAACAGGCAATAATGGTCATACAGGCAGTTTAAGAATATGGGGGAATAGTACAAATGAAACTTTCTCCACCTCTTGTCGCAATGAAGATGATGAACAAGCTCTTAAATGGGCTGCACTGGAGAGACTTCCTACTTATTCACGTCTAAGGAGGGGTTTACTCACTGAAAAAGATGGTCATTCTAAAGAGATTGATATAAAGAGTTTAGGATTAACACAGAAAAGGAATCTATTAGAGAGACTAGTGAAAAATGTAGAAGAAGATAATGAGAAATTCTTGTTGAAGCTGAAGGATCGCACTGACAG GGTTGGACTGCATATGCCAACAATTGAGGTTAGGTTTGAGCATTTAAGTGTTGAAGCAGAAGCATATGTGGGAAGCAAAGCATTACCTACACTATTCAACttcttgattaattattttcag GGATTCATGAATTATCTTCACATTCTTCCTAGTAGAAAAAAACCATTACGAATCCTCAATGATATTAGTGGAATCATCAAGCCCCAAAG ATTGACATTACTATTAGGCCCCCCAAGTTCAGGCAAGACCACCTTTCTTTTAGCTTTGGCAGGAAAACTCAGTAAAGAACTAAAA TTTTCAGGAAGAGTCACCTATAATGGACATGAAATGGAAGAGTTTGTGCCCCAAAGAACATCAGCTTATGTAAGTCAATATGATCTCCACATTGCAGAAATGACTGTTAGAGAAACTCTGGCTTTCTCTTCAAGATGTCAAGGGGTTGGCACGCGCTACG AGATGTTGGAAGAATTATCAAGAAGGGAAAAAGCAGCAAATATCAAACCTGATCATGATATTGATATCTTCATGAAG GCAGCTGCAGTAGATGGGCAAGAGATCAATGTAGTTGTAGACTATATTCTCAAG ATTTTAGGACTTGAAGCATGTGCAGATACAATGGTGGGTGATGAAATGAGACGAGGCATCTCTGGTGGGGAAAAGAGGCGAGTCACAATAG GAGAAATGCTGGTTGGACCTGCAAGAGCACTTTTCATGGATGAGATATCAGCTGGTTTGGACAGTACAACAACTTTCCAAATTGTGAACTCACTGAGACAATTGATCCACATTCTTAATGGAACTGCACTTATCTCTCTTCTCCAACCAGCACCAGAAACATATGAACTTTTTGATGACGTAATTCTTCTTACAGATGGACAAATCGTGTATCAAGGTCCAAGAGGAAATGTGCTCGAGTTCTTCGAACACATGGGTTTCAGATGTCCTGAGAGGAAAGGAGTTGCTGACTTCTTACAAGAG GTGACATCTAGGAAAGATCAAGAACAGTATTGGGCAAGAAAAAATGAGCCTCGTGGATTTGTTTCTGCTAAGGAATTTGCTGAAGCATTTCAGTCGTTTCACATTGGACGAAAGCTAGGTGATGAACTTGCTAACCCATTTGACAAGTCCAAGTCACACCCTGCTGCTGTAGCAGTCGAGAGATATGGTGTCAGCAAGAAGGAACTCCTGAAAGCTTGCGTTTCTAGAGAATTTCTTCTCATGAAGAGGAATTCATTTGCCTACATTTTCAAAATGGTCCAA cTTGTTGTTAGGGCTTTTATAATAACGACAATATTTCTAAGAACAGAGATGCACCAAAACACATTAGCAGATTGTGGGGTTTATTTCGGGgcccttttcttttcagtcATATCTCTTATGTTAAATGGAGTTTCAGAGCTTTCAATGACTGTCCTTAAACTTCCTGTCTTCTACAAGCAAAGGGACcatctcttttttccttcttggGCATATGCTTTGCCCGCATGGGTTCTCAAGATTCCAATCACATTTATAGAAGTTTTAATGTGGGTGATTGTGACATATTATGCAATAGGATATGACCGTAACATTCAAAG GGTTTTCAAGCAATACCTGATACTAATAATGACTAACCAAATGGCATCCTCGCTATTTCGACTGGCTGCAGCACTAGGGAGAAATTTAATTGTAGCTAACACCATTGGAGTACTATCAATAATTACAGTAATAGCACTGGGAGGCTTTGTCCTACCACGAG ATGCTCTGAAGAAAGGGTGGATATGGGGTTACTGGTCTTCACCAATGATGTATGCTCAGATTGGTATTTCTGTGAATGAATTCCTTGGAAAGAATTGGAATCAC TTTCCTCTTAATTCTATAGAGACGTTAGGAGTCACTTTCCTGAAGTCTAGAGCAATTTCCCCTAAATCATATTGGTATTGGATAGCAGTTGGAGCTTTGACAGGATATACTTTCctattcaattttcttttcactttggCACTAAAATATCTGAATC CATTTGGGAAGCCTCATGCAGTACTTTCAGCGGAAGCCCTCTCAGTTCAACATGATGACAGAATAGTAGATTGCATTGGACTCTCAAGAGACAGAAAGAGCTCTTTGG GAAAAGGGAATGCAAGCAACAGAAATGCCTTGTCCATGTCACGATCTGTGAATGTGGGTAGTTCTAGTGATGCCAACAAAGGCAGGAGGGTGGGATTGGTTCTCCCATTTCAACCACGTTCCATCTCTTTCGATGAAATTACATACAGTGTGAACATGCCAAAG GAGATGAAAGCTCAGGGTATTACTGAAGAGCGCCTACAAATTTTGAAGGGTGTCAGTGGTGCTTTCAGACCAGGAATCCTAACAGCTCTTATGGGTGCTAGTGGTGCTGGAAAAACCACTCTCTTGGATGTCTTGGCTGGAAGAAAAACCGGTGGTTACATTGAGGGAAGCATCACGATATCTGGGCACCCAAAGAAACAAGAAACTTTTGCTCGCATTTCGGGCTACTGTGAGCAAGCTGATATCCACTCCCCAAATGTTACGGTTCTCGAATCATTAGTATATTCTGCATGGCTTCGACTACCTACCGAGGTTAAATCTAATGcaagaaag TTGTTCATCGAGGAAGTCATGAACCTGGTAGAAC AAGCACTTGTGGGATTGCCCGGTGTAAACGGTCTTTCAGTTGAGCAGCGAAAGAGACTAACAATTGCAGTTGAGCTTGTAGCTAACCCATCTATAATTTTCATGGATGAGCCAACCTCTGGCCTTGATGCCAGGGCAGCAGCCATAGTTATGAGAACAGTGAGAAATACAGTGGATACGGGACGAACCGTGGTGTGCACAATACATCAGCCAAGCATTGACATATTTGACGCTTTTGATGAG TTACTTTTGCTGAAAAGGGGTGGCGAAGAAATATATGCCGGTCCGATTGGTCGACATGCCTACCATCTGATCCGATATTTTGAG gGGATTAAGGGAGTTCCTGGGATTAAGGATGGCTATAATCCTGCAACTTGGATGTTGGAAGTTACAACAGTAGCACAAGAAGCAACTATTGGGATTAACTTCACTGATATATACAGAAACTCACAACTATATAG GAGAAATAAAGCATTGATCGAGGAACTAAGTAGACCTCCATCCGGTTCAAAAGATCTGTACTTCCCAACTCGATATTCACAACCCTTCTTAACCCAATGTATGGCTTGCCTATGGAAGCATCATCGGTCATATTGGCGAAACCCACCATACTCTGCAGTGAGACTCTTATTTACAACACTCGTAGCTTTGATGATGGGAACAATTTTCTGGGACTTGGGCTCCAAAAG AAGCAGGCAgcaagatattttaaatgcaaTGGGCTCCATGTATGTTTCTGTTCTTTTCTTAGGATATATGAATACTTCATTGGTACAGCCAATCGTGACAATAGAGAGAACCGTAATCTATAGAGAAAGAGCTGCTGGATTTTACTCCGCATTACCATATGCCATCGGACAG GTTCTGATTGAACTGCCATACGTTTTAGTTCAAACTATAATATATGGAGTGTTAATGTATGCAATGATCGGGTTCGAATGGACAGTAAGCAAGTGCTTTtggtttcttttcttcatgtACTTCACCTTCTTATACTTCAGCTTCTATGGGATGATGACTGTTGCCTTTACGCCGAACCATAACATTGCTGCTATagtttccattttcttctttaccatttgGAGTACTTTCTCAGGATTTGTTATTCCTCTGACG AAAATCCCAAAATGGTGGAGATGGTACTACTGGGCTTGTCCAGTTGCTTGGACATTGTATGGATTGATTGCTTCACAGTATGGAGACATAAAGGAGCCATTAGACACCGGTGAAACTATTGAACATTTCTTAAAAAACTACTTCGGATTTCGACACGACTTTATTGGAATTATTGCAGTTGCTCTTGTTGGGTTTAATTTACTCTTTGGGTTCATCTTTGCCTTCTCCATCAAAGCATTTAACTTCCAGAAAAGATAG